Part of the bacterium genome, CGCGCGCGCGCCGACCAGCTCGGCCTCAGCCCGGCCCGCGTTGCCGAGATGGCCGGTGTGAACCGCTCCTTCGTCTACGACATCCTGCGCGGACGCTCGACCCGACCGGGGATCGAGAAACTCCGCGAGGTCGCGGCGGTGCTGAAGGTGGACCGGGATTGGCTGATCCACGGGATCGGCAACGTGGACGGCACGCCGCCCTTCATCGACAATCCCGATGAAGCCTTCGTTGCGATCGCGCACGCCGCCCCGCGCCCGTCAATGGGCGGTGGCGCGGTAGTGGCTGAAGGCCGCGACACGCCGGGCCGCGCCTATCACTTCCGCCGATCCTGGATAAAGGGCGGCCTCAAGACCAGCCCGTCGCTGCTGCGCATCATGCATGTGGAGGGCGACAGCATGGCGCTGACGCTGCCGAGCGGTGATAAGGTGCTGGCCGACATGAGACGCCGCGCACCGAAACCGCCCGGGATCTTCGTTCTGAACGACGGCATGGGGTTTGTGGCCAAGCGGCTCGAGCACGTTGCAAACAGCGATCCGCCCGCCGTGCAGGTCATCTCAGATAATGGTTTCTACAGCCCCTGCGAGCGCAGCGTCGAAGAAATCCACATCATCGGTCGCATCCGCTGGTTCGCGCGGGAGATTTGACGATGAGCCACGTCATCACTCGCGGTGCCAACATGCGCCGACACGAGGTCGATTTCGGGGACGACGATATCTCGGTGTCGCTCCACGCCAGTTCCGAGACCGTCGAATTGGTCATCGAGGCGGACCAGGACGGCAGACCAGAGGAACGGCGCCGGTTTGCGCTCGTGAACATACCGCGCCATCTGTTCAGCAAGGCGATCGCAGACCTGGCTAAAAGCACCAGGGATCGCGGGCCTTGAACGCCAAGGGTCCCGCGCGGCAAGACAACCCGGGAGAAGTCATCTCGGGCCTTGTTGAACGTGTGACCTACCACAATCAGGAGACCGGCTTTTGCGTGCTGCGCATCAAGGCACGCGGGCACCGCGACCTCGTCACAACCATCGGACACGCGGCGATGATATCCGCGGGTGAGTGGGTCACCGCTTCCGGCGAGTGGATCAATGACCGCACCCACGGCCTGCAGCTCCGCGCCCGGTTTCTGAAAACATCCGCGCCGACATCGCTCGATGGCATCGAGAAATACCTTGGCTCCGGCATGATCCGGGGCATCGGACCGGTCTATGCCAAACGGATGGTCAAGATGTTCGGCACGGACGTGTTTGACCTGATCGAGGCGGAGCCCGCGCGGTTGCGGGAAGTCGAGGGCATCGGGCCGAAACGCGCAGACAAGATCACGTCCGCATGGGCCGATCAGAAAGTCATCCGCGAGATCATGGTGTTTCTCCACAGCCATGCGGTCGGAACCGCACGGGCCGTGCGCATCTTCAAGACCTACGGCGTCGACTCTGTGCAAGTGATGAGCGAGAACCCCTACCGCCTGGCGCAGGACATTCGCGGCATCGGGTTCCGCACGGCGGATCTGATTGCCGAAAAACTCGGGATCGAAAAAACCGCCATGATCCGCGTGCGCGCCGGTATTTCCTATGCTCTCGCCGAAGCGATGGGCAACGGTCACTGCGGCTTGCCTCTTGCGGAACTGATCCCGCTCTCCACCAAACTGCTCGAGGTTCCGGATCCGCTGATCCAAACCGCCATCGACCTGGAACTGGCGGAAGGCACCGTGATTGCCGGCTCGGTTGCAGAAACCCCGTGCGTTTTCCTGAGTGGGCTCTATCGCGCAGAGAAAGGTGTCGCCGATCGCTTCCGCCATCTTGTCTCGGGCCATCGTCCCTGGCCAGATATCGACGCCGACAAGGCGCTTCCCTGGATCGAGAAGAAGACCGGCCTGACCCTTGCTCCGACCCAGGCCGAGGCCATCCGTCTTGCCCTTCGCTCCAAGGTCATGGTGATCACCGGAGGACCTGGTGTTGGCAAAACCACCATCGTCAACTCGATCCTGCAGATCCTGGCGGCAAAGGCCGTCAAGCTGTTGCTGTGCGCGCCGACTGGACGGGCTGCCAAAAGGGTGAAGGAAGCAACCGGCATGGAGGCGAAGACCATCCATCGCATGCTGGAAATCGATCCCAAGTCATTCGGTTT contains:
- a CDS encoding ATP-dependent RecD-like DNA helicase, yielding MNAKGPARQDNPGEVISGLVERVTYHNQETGFCVLRIKARGHRDLVTTIGHAAMISAGEWVTASGEWINDRTHGLQLRARFLKTSAPTSLDGIEKYLGSGMIRGIGPVYAKRMVKMFGTDVFDLIEAEPARLREVEGIGPKRADKITSAWADQKVIREIMVFLHSHAVGTARAVRIFKTYGVDSVQVMSENPYRLAQDIRGIGFRTADLIAEKLGIEKTAMIRVRAGISYALAEAMGNGHCGLPLAELIPLSTKLLEVPDPLIQTAIDLELAEGTVIAGSVAETPCVFLSGLYRAEKGVADRFRHLVSGHRPWPDIDADKALPWIEKKTGLTLAPTQAEAIRLALRSKVMVITGGPGVGKTTIVNSILQILAAKAVKLLLCAPTGRAAKRVKEATGMEAKTIHRMLEIDPKSFGFKRNEESPLDCDLLVVDESSMVDVSLMHALLRAVPDHAAVLIVGDIDQLPSVGPGQVLADVIGSNAIPVVRLTEVFRQAAQSRIITSAHRINQGQLPDLGRPDGDSDFYFVPAEDPDQAVTRVLELVKNRIPKRFGLDPIRDIQVLCPMNRGGVGARSLNIELQAALNPSGDNKVERFGSTFAPGDKVMQIENDYDKEVYNGDIGYVESIDVDEGELAASFDGRTVTYLFGELDTLVLAYAATIHKSQGSEYPAVVIPVLTQHYAMLQRNLLYTGITRGKRLVVIVGQRKAVAIAVKNV
- a CDS encoding LexA family transcriptional regulator, producing the protein MTEPHTLADRLRARADQLGLSPARVAEMAGVNRSFVYDILRGRSTRPGIEKLREVAAVLKVDRDWLIHGIGNVDGTPPFIDNPDEAFVAIAHAAPRPSMGGGAVVAEGRDTPGRAYHFRRSWIKGGLKTSPSLLRIMHVEGDSMALTLPSGDKVLADMRRRAPKPPGIFVLNDGMGFVAKRLEHVANSDPPAVQVISDNGFYSPCERSVEEIHIIGRIRWFAREI